A window of the Euzebya pacifica genome harbors these coding sequences:
- the ligD gene encoding non-homologous end-joining DNA ligase, with amino-acid sequence MVTTIDFPQALPVTQTGKTSWRLDVDGVSQKVTNLTKPYWGPEGYTKGDLLAYYFNAAPWILPFLADRALTLKRMPDGADGDFFYAKNAPGHVPDWMPRAPVVSDGDGTSGTGKVIEYLMAQDTASLVYVANLGCIEMHPWHSRVDMLGHPDYAFFDLDPMEVGFDVVKQVAGLIRVVLEQLGLTGYPRTSGATGIHIYVPIDRVHTFAEVRELITRLCRLVNRADPERTTMEWQISDRTGKVFLDAGMNTEGRNIAAAYSVRPHRGAPVSMPLRWEELTTDVEPQDFTIANVWPRLEEVGDEFTAVLAGGQTLWSAMEAVGLSVDADRRGPSHSLRKDAATAADNGTIGAEPAHARVGPRSRRQPPGPADPPATPDGPDDHPDPGELSTYTSMRDFAVTNEPAGEAPRPGDDSRFVIQHHLATRLHHDLRLERGGTLRSWALPKGLPLVPELPHLAMQTEDHPLEYLTFHGDIPEGEYGGGAMRIWDTGTYETVEWEDGKVTFRLTGHRHRGEWHLFRVGRGEKGKREWLVTRAKSDLIELPDPPPVIAPCLATGGGTPFDDDDWLFEVKWDGVRAVATVQRPGAGTKDNNDGITRLVSRNGNDISPAYPELSGLWERVLAFNAVLDGEVVALGPDGRPSFGLLQQRMHLRGRDRVDRARRATPVHFMVFDLLALDGQSLVAMPLEDRLALLDDVLVPSRTIVRSDVIPGRGTALYAAAEAQGLEGVVAKRRTSRYLPGRRSPDWLKVKVRRTAEVVVAGWVPSSTGAGDLGSLVVAAHDDDGLRYMGRVGTGFDAAERTRLKDLLDQRPRVDSPLADDGGDAETRWTDPIHVAEVEYGEVTGEGRLRAPSYRRLVDDADPASVTRAAVR; translated from the coding sequence GCCCGACGGGGCAGACGGCGACTTCTTCTACGCCAAGAACGCCCCCGGGCACGTGCCCGACTGGATGCCCCGCGCCCCCGTCGTCAGCGACGGCGACGGGACGAGCGGCACGGGCAAGGTCATCGAGTACCTGATGGCCCAGGACACCGCCAGCCTGGTGTACGTCGCCAACCTCGGCTGCATCGAGATGCACCCGTGGCACTCCCGCGTCGACATGCTCGGCCATCCCGACTACGCCTTCTTCGACCTCGACCCGATGGAGGTCGGCTTCGACGTCGTCAAGCAGGTCGCCGGGCTGATCCGCGTGGTCCTCGAGCAGCTCGGACTGACCGGCTACCCACGCACGTCCGGCGCGACCGGCATCCACATCTACGTGCCGATCGATCGGGTCCACACGTTCGCCGAGGTACGGGAGCTGATCACCCGGCTGTGCCGGCTGGTCAACCGGGCCGACCCCGAGCGCACGACGATGGAGTGGCAGATCAGCGACCGCACGGGGAAGGTCTTCCTCGACGCCGGCATGAACACCGAGGGGCGCAACATCGCGGCGGCCTACTCCGTCCGTCCCCATCGCGGGGCGCCGGTGTCGATGCCGCTGCGCTGGGAGGAGCTGACCACCGACGTCGAGCCGCAGGACTTCACGATCGCCAACGTCTGGCCCCGGCTGGAGGAGGTGGGCGACGAGTTCACCGCGGTGCTCGCGGGCGGGCAGACCCTCTGGTCGGCCATGGAGGCCGTGGGGCTCAGCGTCGACGCCGACCGCCGAGGCCCCTCCCACTCCCTCCGCAAGGACGCCGCCACCGCCGCAGACAACGGCACGATCGGGGCCGAACCCGCCCATGCGCGAGTTGGGCCCCGATCGCGCCGGCAGCCACCCGGCCCGGCCGACCCTCCAGCCACCCCGGACGGCCCCGACGACCACCCCGACCCCGGTGAGCTGTCGACCTACACCTCGATGCGGGACTTCGCCGTCACCAACGAACCCGCCGGCGAGGCCCCCCGGCCGGGCGACGACTCGCGGTTCGTCATCCAGCACCACCTGGCCACCCGGCTGCACCACGACCTGCGGCTGGAACGGGGCGGCACGCTGCGCAGCTGGGCGCTGCCCAAGGGGCTGCCGCTCGTGCCCGAGCTGCCGCACCTCGCCATGCAGACCGAGGACCACCCGCTGGAGTACCTGACCTTCCACGGCGACATCCCCGAGGGTGAGTACGGCGGTGGGGCCATGCGGATCTGGGACACCGGCACCTACGAGACCGTCGAGTGGGAGGACGGCAAGGTCACCTTCCGCCTGACCGGCCACCGCCACCGGGGCGAATGGCACCTCTTCCGGGTGGGGCGGGGCGAGAAGGGCAAGCGGGAGTGGCTGGTCACCCGCGCCAAGTCCGACCTGATCGAGCTGCCCGACCCTCCACCCGTCATCGCCCCCTGTCTTGCCACCGGCGGGGGAACCCCCTTCGACGACGACGACTGGCTGTTCGAGGTCAAGTGGGACGGGGTCCGGGCCGTCGCGACGGTCCAGCGGCCGGGCGCCGGAACCAAGGACAACAACGACGGGATCACCCGGCTGGTCAGCCGCAACGGCAACGACATCTCCCCCGCGTATCCGGAGCTGTCGGGCCTGTGGGAACGGGTGCTGGCGTTCAACGCGGTCCTCGACGGCGAGGTGGTGGCCCTGGGTCCCGACGGCCGGCCCTCCTTCGGCCTGCTCCAGCAGCGCATGCACCTGCGGGGCCGTGACCGGGTCGACCGAGCCCGCCGGGCCACGCCGGTGCACTTCATGGTCTTCGACCTCCTGGCCCTGGACGGTCAGTCGCTCGTGGCGATGCCGTTGGAGGATCGGCTGGCGCTGCTCGACGACGTGCTCGTCCCGAGCCGGACGATCGTGCGCAGCGACGTGATCCCCGGCCGGGGAACGGCGCTGTACGCCGCTGCCGAGGCCCAGGGCCTCGAAGGGGTCGTGGCCAAGCGACGCACGTCGCGATACCTGCCGGGGCGTCGCTCGCCCGACTGGCTGAAGGTCAAGGTTCGTCGCACCGCCGAGGTGGTCGTCGCGGGGTGGGTGCCCTCCTCCACCGGCGCAGGCGACCTCGGCAGCTTGGTCGTGGCCGCTCACGACGACGACGGCCTGCGCTACATGGGACGGGTCGGCACTGGTTTCGACGCGGCCGAACGGACCCGCCTCAAGGACCTCCTCGACCAGCGTCCACGCGTCGACAGCCCGCTTGCCGACGATGGCGGCGATGCCGAGACACGCTGGACCGACCCGATCCACGTGGCCGAGGTCGAGTACGGCGAGGTCACCGGCGAGGGCCGCCTGCGCGCCCCCTCCTACCGTCGGCTGGTCGACGACGCCGACCCGGCGTCGGTGACCCGGGCCGCCGTACGCTGA
- a CDS encoding alpha/beta fold hydrolase: MRAAIKSLSSRRAASALAAGAAALALLAPTPSVAEQPVEQASFSHTVTSLAADGIDIDIQVFKPAMGAGDTVPVLLHSHGWGGSKSTNVSSYQAELDAGYGVVSITQRGHGASGGLRNVEDPDFEGLDMIAVVDYIAGLDWVAKESLEQDSPWADPARGGDPVLGAWGGSYGGGYQYVLALTEMQLYGATRVDAMAPDITWHNLNTALAPNDVPRSAWLTLLYSTGANKVERYISEGFAYGIATGQYADGTVPGLHDLKAEFETHGPAGYVDDNGDRIHLDIPMLITQGFSDNLFIFNEAWDNFTQTLTPEARDRSMLVGYNGGHALPNVYPVGYAGSGDKCDGTSGTTRRAFFDAAFNGGDTRLLGNGEPFHYTTASSECLRLTEADIDFEASYQPQEVDPTGTLGPATGGATMAGAPISLELAQGPLTIAGVPELSADLYGLGYDQRLFFTLSKGTSPANAQTIQNNVMPYRMAGPVPSVGEAIEMRLPGIAETIDEGESLYLTVSPTSDMFFGHGSRTPGFVGMTDVTVTIPTVIAD; the protein is encoded by the coding sequence GTGCGTGCTGCCATCAAGTCCCTGTCCTCCCGTCGCGCCGCCAGCGCGCTGGCTGCTGGCGCAGCCGCCCTGGCGCTGCTGGCACCGACCCCGTCTGTCGCCGAGCAGCCCGTCGAGCAGGCCAGCTTCTCCCACACGGTGACCTCCCTGGCCGCCGACGGGATCGACATCGACATCCAGGTCTTCAAGCCGGCGATGGGTGCTGGCGACACGGTCCCCGTGCTGCTCCACTCCCACGGCTGGGGCGGGTCGAAGAGCACCAACGTCAGCAGCTACCAGGCCGAGCTCGACGCCGGCTACGGCGTCGTGTCGATCACCCAGCGCGGCCACGGTGCCTCCGGCGGCCTGCGCAACGTCGAGGACCCCGACTTCGAGGGCCTCGACATGATCGCGGTCGTGGACTACATCGCCGGCCTCGACTGGGTGGCCAAGGAGTCGCTGGAGCAGGACTCCCCTTGGGCCGACCCGGCCCGCGGTGGCGACCCCGTGCTGGGCGCCTGGGGCGGGTCCTACGGCGGCGGCTACCAGTACGTGCTCGCCCTGACGGAGATGCAGCTGTACGGCGCCACCCGCGTGGACGCCATGGCACCCGACATCACCTGGCACAACCTCAACACCGCCCTCGCCCCCAACGACGTGCCCCGTTCGGCATGGCTGACCCTGCTGTACTCCACCGGCGCCAACAAGGTCGAGCGCTACATCAGCGAGGGCTTCGCCTACGGCATCGCGACCGGGCAGTACGCCGACGGGACCGTTCCCGGCCTGCACGACCTCAAGGCCGAGTTCGAGACGCACGGCCCGGCCGGGTACGTCGACGACAACGGTGACCGGATCCACCTCGACATCCCGATGCTGATCACCCAGGGCTTCAGCGACAACCTCTTCATCTTCAACGAGGCATGGGACAACTTCACCCAGACGTTGACCCCCGAGGCCCGCGACCGCTCGATGCTGGTCGGCTACAACGGCGGCCACGCCCTGCCCAACGTCTACCCGGTCGGCTACGCCGGCAGCGGCGACAAGTGCGACGGCACCAGCGGCACGACCCGACGGGCCTTCTTCGACGCCGCGTTCAACGGCGGTGACACCCGCTTGCTCGGCAACGGCGAGCCGTTCCACTACACCACCGCGTCCAGCGAGTGCCTGCGCCTGACCGAGGCCGACATCGACTTCGAGGCCAGCTACCAGCCGCAGGAGGTCGACCCGACCGGCACGCTCGGCCCGGCCACCGGCGGCGCCACCATGGCCGGCGCCCCCATCTCCCTCGAGCTCGCACAGGGCCCGCTGACCATCGCCGGCGTGCCGGAGCTGTCGGCGGACCTGTACGGCCTGGGCTACGACCAGCGGCTGTTCTTCACCCTGTCCAAGGGCACCAGCCCGGCCAACGCCCAGACGATCCAGAACAACGTCATGCCCTACCGCATGGCGGGCCCGGTGCCGTCGGTCGGCGAGGCCATCGAGATGCGCCTGCCCGGCATCGCAGAGACCATCGACGAGGGCGAGTCGCTGTACCTGACCGTCAGCCCGACCAGCGACATGTTCTTCGGCCACGGCTCCCGGACCCCCGGCTTCGTCGGCATGACCGACGTGACCGTGACGATCCCGACGGTCATCGCCGACTAG
- a CDS encoding PIG-L deacetylase family protein, translating into MASSTPRSWDPASGLDGVDRALVVIAHPDDAEFGAAGTIAGWTAAGVDVRYLVMTDGASGSQDPDMNRKLLAANRHLEQTAACKLLGVTDLEWGGYLDGWLEPSLEARRIVAAAIRRHRPQIVLTLDPEMRITPRGSINHPDHRAVGDLVMHCINPAASTRLWDPTLLEEGLEPWDIRELWLMGFGAGPDRVDVTETFETKIAALRCHVSQLGERDPEPWLREMAARAGAEVAVDLAETFRILRW; encoded by the coding sequence GTGGCGAGTAGCACACCACGCAGCTGGGACCCCGCGTCGGGCCTCGACGGGGTCGACCGTGCGCTGGTCGTGATCGCCCATCCCGACGACGCGGAGTTCGGGGCGGCCGGGACCATCGCCGGGTGGACTGCCGCCGGGGTCGACGTGCGCTACCTCGTCATGACCGATGGGGCCAGCGGATCACAGGACCCCGACATGAACCGCAAGCTGCTTGCGGCCAACCGCCACCTGGAGCAGACGGCGGCCTGCAAGCTGCTGGGCGTGACCGATCTGGAGTGGGGTGGGTACCTCGATGGCTGGCTGGAACCGTCCCTGGAGGCGCGGCGCATCGTGGCGGCCGCCATCCGACGGCACCGGCCACAGATCGTCCTGACGCTCGACCCCGAGATGCGGATCACCCCGCGCGGGAGCATCAACCACCCCGATCATCGGGCGGTCGGCGACCTCGTCATGCACTGCATCAACCCGGCCGCCTCGACCAGGTTGTGGGACCCGACCCTGCTGGAGGAGGGGCTGGAGCCGTGGGACATCCGCGAGCTGTGGTTGATGGGCTTCGGCGCGGGGCCCGACCGCGTCGACGTGACCGAGACGTTCGAGACCAAGATCGCGGCCCTGCGCTGCCACGTGTCCCAGCTCGGGGAGCGCGACCCCGAACCGTGGCTGCGCGAGATGGCCGCTCGGGCGGGCGCCGAGGTGGCCGTGGACCTTGCCGAGACCTTCAGGATCCTCCGGTGGTGA
- a CDS encoding TetR/AcrR family transcriptional regulator — MDRRARLSAPQRREQLLAVAGDKFATHGFHTLSMESIAEAAGVSKPVLYQHFPSKRALYIALVDEATEELQRRVTSALEGTTDNRARVRGAISAFFEFCEDQRFRLLFLTADFADEEIAQRVDAAKQGVAEAVAKLIAADAGLSQAGAELLATGVRGLAIAGATWWVDHPDISADDAVDLLARLLWRGLGGFERTD; from the coding sequence ATGGATCGCCGAGCCCGACTGAGCGCCCCCCAACGCCGCGAGCAGCTGCTGGCGGTGGCCGGGGACAAGTTCGCCACCCACGGATTCCACACCCTGTCGATGGAGTCCATCGCCGAGGCCGCGGGGGTGTCCAAGCCGGTGCTGTACCAGCACTTCCCCTCCAAGCGTGCGCTGTACATCGCGCTCGTCGACGAGGCGACGGAGGAGCTGCAGCGCCGGGTCACCAGCGCCCTGGAGGGCACGACCGACAACCGCGCCCGGGTACGCGGTGCCATCAGCGCCTTCTTCGAGTTCTGCGAGGACCAGCGCTTCCGGCTGCTGTTCCTCACCGCGGACTTCGCCGACGAGGAGATCGCCCAGCGCGTCGACGCCGCGAAGCAGGGGGTTGCCGAGGCGGTCGCCAAGCTGATCGCCGCCGACGCCGGCCTGTCGCAGGCCGGGGCCGAGCTGCTCGCCACGGGTGTGCGCGGCCTCGCCATCGCCGGGGCGACCTGGTGGGTCGACCATCCCGACATCAGCGCCGACGACGCCGTCGACCTGCTCGCCCGCCTGCTGTGGCGCGGCCTGGGTGGCTTCGAGCGCACCGACTGA
- a CDS encoding DUF7218 family protein gives MATNHGPSIKDDEQYEKLRDHGMSKSKAAAIANTDDASEKGGQSPSYDEWSKDDLYDRAQELDIEGRSDMTKDELIEALRST, from the coding sequence ATGGCAACGAACCACGGACCCAGCATCAAGGACGACGAGCAGTACGAGAAGCTGCGCGACCACGGGATGAGCAAGTCCAAGGCCGCAGCCATCGCCAACACCGACGACGCCTCGGAGAAGGGCGGCCAGTCGCCGTCCTACGACGAGTGGTCCAAGGACGACCTGTACGACCGAGCGCAGGAGCTCGACATCGAGGGTCGGTCCGACATGACCAAGGACGAGCTGATCGAGGCGCTCCGCTCGACGTGA
- a CDS encoding IS110 family transposase, which translates to MIRLGVDAHKRTHTIVAIDDAGRVLDDITVQTTVAGHVKAVAWAEQLGDERCWALEDCRHLTRRLEQDLIRAGEAVVRVPPRLMGQARRGGRKRGKSDPIDAEAVAIAALRNPQLASARLDGPERTIRLLVDHREDLVTERTRIHNRIHWHLHELRIDDIAPKTLSRYTVLDGLTARLAEHDGTVANIATELIDRCRHLTVRINDLEREIAELTAAQAPSLLALPGCGALTAAKLIGETAGVDRFHSKAAFAMVNGTAPIPVWSSNRERFRLNRGGNRQLNVALHRIAITQMRIHPPARAYVDKKLAEGKTKTEAIRALRRRLSDVVYRAMVTDQQTPQPAPATCVALAA; encoded by the coding sequence ATGATCAGGCTCGGAGTCGACGCGCACAAGCGCACCCACACCATCGTCGCCATCGATGATGCAGGCCGTGTCCTGGATGACATCACCGTGCAGACCACGGTGGCCGGCCACGTGAAGGCCGTCGCGTGGGCTGAACAGCTCGGCGATGAGCGCTGCTGGGCGCTTGAGGACTGCCGGCACCTCACCCGCCGGCTGGAGCAGGACCTGATCCGCGCCGGCGAGGCGGTCGTGCGAGTCCCACCGCGCCTGATGGGCCAGGCCCGCCGCGGCGGCCGCAAGCGCGGCAAGTCTGACCCGATCGATGCCGAAGCGGTCGCCATCGCCGCGCTGCGCAACCCCCAGCTGGCCTCAGCACGACTGGACGGGCCCGAGCGGACCATCCGCCTGCTGGTGGATCATCGTGAGGACCTGGTCACTGAGCGCACCCGCATCCACAACAGGATCCACTGGCACCTACACGAGCTGCGCATCGACGACATCGCCCCCAAGACCCTCAGCCGCTACACGGTGCTCGACGGGCTGACCGCCAGGCTGGCTGAGCACGATGGAACGGTGGCCAACATCGCCACAGAGCTCATCGACCGGTGCCGCCATCTGACCGTGCGGATCAACGACCTGGAGCGGGAGATCGCCGAGCTGACCGCTGCCCAGGCCCCGTCGCTGCTGGCGCTGCCAGGCTGCGGGGCGCTGACCGCAGCCAAGCTGATCGGCGAGACCGCTGGAGTGGATCGCTTTCACTCCAAGGCCGCGTTCGCGATGGTCAACGGCACCGCGCCGATCCCGGTGTGGTCATCCAACCGTGAACGGTTCCGGCTCAACCGTGGCGGCAACCGGCAGCTGAACGTGGCGTTGCACCGCATCGCGATCACCCAGATGCGCATCCACCCCCCGGCACGCGCCTACGTCGACAAGAAGCTTGCCGAGGGCAAGACCAAGACCGAAGCGATCCGGGCGCTGAGACGACGCCTCTCCGACGTCGTCTACCGCGCCATGGTCACCGACCAACAGACCCCTCAACCGGCCCCGGCGACTTGCGTCGCACTCGCCGCTTGA
- a CDS encoding aldo/keto reductase, with the protein MNPTTMPPLGLGTWELTGSTCVDAVAAGIEMGYRHIDTAQMYGNEADVGEGIARTDIDRDQLWVTTKLDNHNHAPDKVIASTEDSLRRLGLDRVDLLLIHWPVELDELEETLEAMQELVDRDLVSNLGVSNFTSDQLRRAAEAARVVVDQVEYHALLDQSTLLETTREMGITLTAYSPLARGKLLKDPVVTNVAGARSAHPAQIALRWLLDQDGVAVIPKASSKDHLRSNLDVLDMQPLSTNDRAALDDLPKDQRVIDPPFGPDWD; encoded by the coding sequence ATGAACCCCACCACCATGCCCCCGCTCGGCCTCGGCACCTGGGAGCTGACCGGCAGCACCTGCGTCGACGCCGTCGCCGCAGGGATCGAGATGGGCTACCGCCACATCGACACCGCCCAGATGTACGGCAACGAAGCCGACGTCGGCGAGGGCATCGCCCGCACCGACATCGACCGTGACCAGCTGTGGGTGACGACCAAGCTGGACAACCACAACCACGCCCCCGACAAGGTGATCGCGTCCACCGAGGACTCGCTGCGCCGCCTTGGCCTGGACCGTGTCGACCTGCTGCTGATCCACTGGCCCGTCGAGCTGGACGAGCTCGAGGAGACGCTGGAGGCCATGCAGGAGCTGGTCGACCGCGACCTCGTGTCCAACCTCGGCGTCAGCAACTTCACCAGCGACCAGCTCCGGCGGGCCGCAGAGGCGGCTCGCGTCGTCGTCGACCAGGTCGAGTACCACGCGCTGCTGGACCAGTCGACGCTGCTGGAGACCACCCGGGAAATGGGCATCACCCTGACCGCCTACTCCCCGCTGGCCCGCGGCAAGCTGCTGAAGGACCCGGTCGTCACCAACGTCGCCGGTGCCCGCAGCGCCCATCCCGCCCAGATCGCCCTGCGCTGGCTGCTGGACCAGGACGGCGTGGCCGTCATCCCCAAGGCATCCAGCAAGGACCACCTCCGCAGCAACCTCGACGTGCTCGACATGCAGCCCCTGTCGACCAACGACCGTGCCGCGCTCGATGACCTCCCGAAGGACCAGCGGGTGATCGACCCGCCGTTCGGTCCCGACTGGGACTGA
- a CDS encoding MauE/DoxX family redox-associated membrane protein, producing the protein MDVPSIVTAVVLLGAGLLVLAGALKVPVPDAAMATLHRLHLPSGRIAARALGLGEVTIGVGVVIVGGRVAPAILAAVYAVLLGVASWQRAAQVDCGCFGTTATVVTRTHLATNAVFAVLGLAGAVVGTVPLGTVAADAGVLGTLAGVVLLVTAVGLLRAVLVRAADATVASSSPAVLRSGSPA; encoded by the coding sequence ATGGACGTCCCCTCGATCGTCACCGCTGTCGTGCTGCTCGGCGCAGGTCTGCTCGTGCTGGCCGGTGCGCTGAAGGTGCCCGTGCCCGACGCGGCGATGGCCACCCTGCACCGCCTCCACCTGCCGTCCGGCCGGATCGCCGCCCGCGCCCTCGGGTTGGGCGAGGTCACCATCGGCGTCGGCGTGGTGATCGTCGGCGGACGGGTCGCCCCGGCGATCCTGGCGGCGGTCTACGCGGTGCTGCTCGGCGTGGCCTCGTGGCAGCGTGCGGCGCAGGTCGACTGTGGCTGCTTCGGGACGACCGCGACCGTCGTGACCCGGACGCACCTGGCCACCAACGCCGTCTTCGCCGTCCTCGGACTTGCCGGTGCGGTCGTGGGCACCGTTCCGCTCGGCACCGTCGCTGCAGATGCAGGTGTCCTCGGCACCCTGGCCGGGGTGGTGCTGCTGGTCACCGCGGTCGGGCTGCTGCGAGCGGTGCTGGTCCGGGCCGCCGACGCCACCGTCGCCTCCTCCTCCCCTGCCGTCCTGCGTTCGGGAAGCCCCGCATGA
- a CDS encoding MFS transporter, with the protein MHLTVLARFVSSTGAEAAFFIGLWGKAAYEFDGTPTDLAIMSAIIGVAAMIGSVGGGALVDRFDARRVVIGAEVVFVPATLALILASDLPRLLALGTVVWLAGAVLETAITSLPPALVDDAGLDSANARLESANWLALVAGPALGGLMFPLVGFSGIFVFDAVTSLVALLLVLGINLPDRDAARAPADTLATGGPLDPVTDARPGPLADVLDGMRLAMTKPAIRLVLFLAALPSLAFGMFIALEPLFFRDVVGAPVETLGYVNAIFGVGLFAGSMWLERRDRQFTTFRNGVLVVMASGLGSVLYVATGDLRVVLIGAITWSIPLGIALPLSRTLAQRAAGPTHVGRVTGLIGTVSSGASLLPIVVAPVLAATLGIQRVLLAAGLLATVLAPLAWRAAAREDRVSAAAAPRSAPEGSTTEPTG; encoded by the coding sequence GTGCACCTCACCGTCCTCGCGCGGTTCGTGTCCAGCACGGGGGCCGAGGCGGCGTTCTTCATCGGGCTGTGGGGCAAGGCGGCCTACGAGTTCGACGGCACCCCGACCGACCTTGCGATCATGTCGGCGATCATCGGTGTGGCCGCCATGATCGGCTCCGTCGGCGGCGGCGCGCTGGTCGACCGGTTCGACGCCCGCCGTGTCGTCATCGGCGCCGAGGTCGTGTTCGTCCCGGCGACCCTCGCCCTGATCCTGGCCAGCGACCTGCCGAGGCTGCTGGCGCTGGGGACCGTCGTGTGGCTGGCCGGCGCGGTGCTGGAGACCGCCATCACGTCGTTGCCGCCGGCGCTGGTCGACGACGCCGGGCTGGACTCGGCCAACGCCCGGCTGGAGTCGGCCAACTGGTTGGCGCTGGTGGCCGGGCCGGCGCTGGGCGGCCTGATGTTCCCGTTGGTCGGCTTCTCCGGCATCTTCGTGTTCGACGCGGTCACCAGCCTCGTGGCACTCCTGCTCGTGCTCGGCATCAACCTGCCCGACCGGGATGCCGCACGGGCCCCGGCCGACACGCTCGCGACCGGGGGGCCGTTGGATCCGGTCACCGACGCCCGCCCCGGCCCGCTCGCCGATGTGCTGGACGGCATGCGCCTTGCCATGACCAAGCCGGCCATCCGCCTGGTCTTGTTCCTTGCCGCGTTGCCGAGCCTGGCGTTCGGCATGTTCATCGCGCTCGAGCCCCTGTTCTTCCGCGACGTGGTCGGGGCGCCCGTGGAGACCCTCGGGTACGTCAACGCGATCTTCGGGGTCGGCCTGTTCGCCGGATCGATGTGGCTGGAACGACGGGACCGACAGTTCACGACGTTCCGCAACGGGGTCCTGGTCGTGATGGCGTCGGGCCTCGGGTCGGTGCTGTACGTGGCAACCGGTGACCTGCGGGTGGTCCTGATCGGCGCGATCACCTGGTCGATCCCCCTCGGGATCGCGCTGCCGCTCAGCCGGACGCTGGCCCAGCGTGCCGCCGGGCCGACCCACGTGGGACGCGTCACCGGGTTGATCGGGACCGTCTCCTCCGGCGCCAGCCTGCTGCCGATCGTGGTGGCGCCGGTGCTGGCGGCGACCCTCGGCATCCAGCGCGTCCTGCTGGCCGCGGGCCTGCTGGCGACCGTGCTGGCCCCGCTCGCGTGGCGGGCGGCGGCTCGCGAGGACCGGGTGAGCGCAGCCGCGGCGCCGCGTTCGGCGCCGGAGGGCAGCACGACCGAACCGACGGGTTGA
- a CDS encoding DUF2017 family protein, translating to MRFPRLVRHADGGVRVTLPTAERALLDDMVRTIREVIAGVDADTPHDEVVGRLFPRAYEDPLEQMEYADTAIDLLAEAKRTMLDTFEESLRAGAVRRDIWRIDLTEEQTAAWLAVLQDGRLVLAQIVGIRTEEDWERLIEADDEAALILAYLGELLGMLVLLLDGALPDEE from the coding sequence GTGCGCTTTCCACGACTGGTTCGCCATGCCGACGGCGGGGTTCGCGTGACCCTGCCGACCGCCGAACGTGCACTCCTCGACGACATGGTGCGCACCATCCGCGAGGTCATCGCCGGGGTCGACGCCGACACGCCGCACGACGAGGTCGTCGGACGGCTGTTCCCCCGGGCCTACGAAGATCCGCTGGAGCAGATGGAGTACGCCGACACGGCCATCGACCTGCTCGCCGAGGCCAAGCGCACGATGCTGGACACCTTCGAGGAGTCGTTGCGCGCAGGGGCGGTGCGTCGCGACATCTGGCGCATCGACCTCACCGAGGAGCAGACCGCGGCGTGGCTCGCGGTGCTGCAGGACGGCCGCCTCGTCCTGGCGCAGATCGTCGGGATCCGCACCGAGGAGGACTGGGAGCGGCTGATCGAGGCCGACGACGAAGCCGCGCTGATCCTCGCCTACCTCGGTGAGCTGCTGGGGATGCTCGTGCTGCTGCTCGACGGGGCCCTCCCGGACGAGGAATGA
- the clpS gene encoding ATP-dependent Clp protease adapter ClpS, whose translation MPVPLEAPERERVSNTETVNERDRLWNVIVWNDPVTLMDYVVFVLRKLFGYDKAEATRLMMQVHEEGRAVVSSGPREQAEMDVHRLHAHGLQATLSQD comes from the coding sequence ATGCCTGTACCTCTCGAAGCCCCTGAACGCGAACGCGTCTCCAACACCGAAACCGTCAACGAACGGGATCGGTTGTGGAACGTCATCGTGTGGAACGACCCCGTGACCCTGATGGACTACGTGGTCTTCGTCCTGCGCAAGCTGTTCGGCTACGACAAGGCCGAGGCCACGCGGCTCATGATGCAGGTCCACGAGGAGGGTCGCGCCGTCGTGTCCAGCGGTCCGCGCGAGCAAGCCGAGATGGATGTCCACCGACTGCACGCCCACGGCCTGCAGGCCACCCTCTCCCAGGACTGA